TTAGCGGCTCATATTACACACAGATTAGATCTTCATATAAACACGGAATGCCTCTATTTTTTCAATCTCATCAAACTCATAGATAAAATCATCCGAACAAATTGTAATGATATGTAGACCAAAATGATCTTTCAGTTGATCTGTAGTGTACCCCATTTTTTTTGGATCTAAAAAGCGAAACTTATTTTCTCTTAAGATCTCAATAAAATGGTTATTGGTTTCCGAAAAATAAATCTCTGCGACTTTACCAATTTCAAGCTGGCCAATTTTTTCCAATAGATTGGGTTTAAAGCAATGATCAAAAACCTTCTTTGATATTTGAATATTATCTTCTGAAACCCCTATCTCGAAAACACAGTTGTTTCCTTTCGTATGCTTGATACAATTAGTACAAAGTTCGATAATAACAAATCTCAATTTATTTTCCTGCAATGAGGAAAGTAGTATTTTAGTTTTGATCTCAGAAATTACTTTATTCAGGAAAGCACCAATATCATCTGCTCTTTTGGGAGCGTTTTCTAATATTATATAAGGTTTTGAACTCATTAGAATAGAGATATCGCTGTCTCCAAAGAATCTTCTACAATAAATACTTTATTAAGTCTTGTAATTTCAAAAAGACTATAAATATTCGAATTTACATCTATCAAAACCAATTTTCCTTTAACCGGCAACAATGTTTTCAAAATAGAAACCAATGCCCCCAAAAAAGAACTATCTATGTAAGTAACCTTTTTAAACGAGATGATAATCTGCTTTTCACCTTTTTCAATCTTCTGTATTATCTTAGATTTAAAATCATCGGCAACGCTCAAATTAGCTTCTGCTTCTCCAATAGTTACTAAACATATTCCGTTTTCTAAGTCCTTTTCTTCTAATTTCATATACTACTTTCTTTTAAATGTTATAAAACTGCAATCATCTATCTGGGTTTTATGTTCGTTGAATAACAAATTCTTAATTTCTTCTAATGATAATCCCTGTTTTTTATAAGACAGCAATCTATTCTTTAATACATTCAAATCAGATTTTTTCTTTCCATCTATTTCAAAATCCATCATTCCATCAGATACAATAAAAAGTTCGTCCTCTTTGTCAATTTCTATATCTTGCTCTTCATAATTACCATCTTCAAAAAAACCCAATAGTAATCCCTGCGATTTAAATGTTTCTAAGCTTTTATTTGCTGCGTTGTACTTTAAAAGCGGAAGGTCACCTGCCCCGCTATAAGACAATTTCCCTTCTTTATCATCTATCAGCACTATACTCAATGTAGAAAATACGTCGTCAAAGAAATCATCGTGATAAACTACTTGATTTATCTTATTAAGAATCGTTGCCAAAGATAGGTTTCCGTCGAAAACACATATCCTGATAGCTGAGCGTATATAGCTAAGAAAACTAAATGAGAAAAACCATGCACCCCATTTTTTCCCCATAACATCTCCCAATATCACAAACGTGTATCTTTCATCAACTTTGATGAAATCAATAAAATCTCCGCCCGGATAATTCTGAAAAGTCTGGTTATGAAAAGCTATTTCAAAATGATTTAGTTCGGGCGCTTCCTTGGGCACATTCTTCAGGTTAAGCTTCTCGGCAACTTTACGCAGTTCAGAAAGCGATTTCTTATGCTGTTCTTCCACCGCCTTGGTAATGTTCTTTATTTTCGAAATAAGTTGCTGCGGTGGAATATTTTTTGGTATATAATCCAACGCACTTAAATCCAATCCTTTCTGAACCAGTTCGCTATCGTTAAAAGAAGTTAGAAAAATAAAAGGAACATCTTTTACGTTTTCATTTTGCAGAACTTGCTCCCTAAATACAAAACCATCAATGTGCGGCATACTATAGTCAGAAATAATCAGATCAGGAACAAAATTGTCCAGAATCTTCATTGCCTGCTTTACAGATGTAGCTATTTTACAACTATAGCCATGTGACTTTAATAAGTTTTCCAACAATTTTAGCTGAAAAAGCTCGTCATCTACCAAAAGAATTTTATTATTCAAGTCTTACTTCTTATTCGTTATTAAATTTAAGATAAGATTTGATAATTATG
This genomic interval from Pseudopedobacter saltans DSM 12145 contains the following:
- a CDS encoding STAS domain-containing protein, whose product is MKLEEKDLENGICLVTIGEAEANLSVADDFKSKIIQKIEKGEKQIIISFKKVTYIDSSFLGALVSILKTLLPVKGKLVLIDVNSNIYSLFEITRLNKVFIVEDSLETAISLF
- a CDS encoding sensor histidine kinase, producing the protein MSSKPYIILENAPKRADDIGAFLNKVISEIKTKILLSSLQENKLRFVIIELCTNCIKHTKGNNCVFEIGVSEDNIQISKKVFDHCFKPNLLEKIGQLEIGKVAEIYFSETNNHFIEILRENKFRFLDPKKMGYTTDQLKDHFGLHIITICSDDFIYEFDEIEKIEAFRVYMKI
- a CDS encoding fused response regulator/phosphatase is translated as MNNKILLVDDELFQLKLLENLLKSHGYSCKIATSVKQAMKILDNFVPDLIISDYSMPHIDGFVFREQVLQNENVKDVPFIFLTSFNDSELVQKGLDLSALDYIPKNIPPQQLISKIKNITKAVEEQHKKSLSELRKVAEKLNLKNVPKEAPELNHFEIAFHNQTFQNYPGGDFIDFIKVDERYTFVILGDVMGKKWGAWFFSFSFLSYIRSAIRICVFDGNLSLATILNKINQVVYHDDFFDDVFSTLSIVLIDDKEGKLSYSGAGDLPLLKYNAANKSLETFKSQGLLLGFFEDGNYEEQDIEIDKEDELFIVSDGMMDFEIDGKKKSDLNVLKNRLLSYKKQGLSLEEIKNLLFNEHKTQIDDCSFITFKRK